The Acidobacteriota bacterium region TCTCCATCATGCGCAGGGTGAAGGTGATCAGCTTGTCCCCGCGCGGGGCGGCCAGCCGGACGGTGGACCGGAACACGTTGGTTTCGATCTGCTTCACGCCCGGTGCCCCGGAGTACGGGTCCGCCTGCATGTAGCCGCAGACGGCCAGCACGTCCCATTCCTTCTCAGGGAAGAAGTCGTCCACGTGGATCAGCGGCTTGTGCACCGGGATGCCGGCGTCGATCCCCTCGTGGATGAGGCGGCGGAACTCCTGCACCGTGGCGGCGTCGGCGGAGCGGCCGATGATCGCCTCCAGACGGGCCTTGAAGTCGTCGGCGTCGGGGTTGAGGCTCATCACGTCCTGCTCGCGCTGGTACGGCAGGTCGAAGCGCGAGGTGAAGGGGACCAGCGAGGCCTCGAGGTTCAGCATGGGGGCCAGGCTGGCCGCCTGGATGGCCTCGGCCGACGCAGCGTAACCGTCCACGAGGAACAGGTGGAGGTCGCCGCCGGCGTCGCGCCAGGTGCCCACGCGATAGGTGGGGGCGTAGGTGCCCGACTCGGTGAACGCCTCCAGCCCGGAGGGAAGGACGAACCCGTCGTCGATGATGTGCACGCCCTGGGCCGCCCACTGCCGCCACAGCTCGCCGATGCGGGGCTCGCGGCTCTTACCGCGAAGGGTCCAGACGTGAATGTGATCCCGCTTGATGCCGGGGTAGCATTGCTCGATGGCCCGGACCACCAGCGCCCGGTCGGTGCGGAAGGTGATGAGCAGGGACTCGAGGGCCGCCCGCGCCACGATCTCGCGCGGCAGGAACAGGTTGCCCACGTAGCCCTCGTACGGCCGCGAGACACGCAGCGGCTGGTTGAACAGGTGCAGTACGGTGAGCGCCCCGTTGGGACTCCCCTTGGCGAAGCGGGAGGTGTTCTCGAGGGTGTCGATGGCCGCCCCCCAGACCGTGATCCCGCGCGCTTTGATCTCGCCGTAGAAATCCTCCCAGCGGTAGGACGGGTCGTTGAGCATGCGCACCACCCGCTGGTCCAGCCAGCGCGCCACTTCGGGGCGCGCGTACACCCGGCCGAAGCCGAGCTGCGGGTTGGAGCCCATCTCGGGGGTCTCGCCGGCCTTGGGCATGAGCCCCTCGCCCATGCAGACCATGATGGCGTGGTTTTCGGGGAGCTGGCGGGTCAGGTACCAGAGGCTCTCGCTCAGCGCGTAGGCCGAGATCGCGTCGGCATCCTTCTTGACCTGGTTGAGGCCGGCCTTGTCGAGCTTGGCACCCTCGCCGAAGCGCCCGAAAAGCAGGGTGCCCAAGGCCGTCACCGCAGCGCCCATGGCGAAGAGCCGCTCCATGCGGCCGTCGAGGAAGGAAATCTCCCGGGTGAATTCCTTGGCCGGCTCGCCGCTGAGCCACCGGACCTCCACGTCGTCCAGCCAGAGATGGAACCGGCCCAGGATGGGCCGGGTGTCGAATGCCCATTGGGCAATGAGATCTTGCTGGTCCTGCATCATTTCGTTCATGCGTCGGACTCCTGAAAAATGATGGTAGCCATGATGTTCATTATGTTGACGTTGGACAATACCAGTCTACGGCTTTCAGGCCGTTATTGCAAGACCGATTCGCTTTGAGAGCCGGGAGCGGACATCGGACTTCGGACATCGGATATCGTGCTCGTCAGTCGTGATCGTGATCGTAATCGTGTTCGTAATCGGACTTGGGGCCTGGGTTCTGGGACCTTGGCTCGGGGCTCGGGGCTCCCGGTTCGGGTCTCGGGATCCGGGTTTCGTTGCCAACCCTCATTCATCAATCCTCAACTGTCCCCAACCTGCGAACTTGAGAACCTGTGAACCTGCGAACGTTCTCAATTCACCCATTCACCCATTGCTCCCTCTACCATTTGGTTGCGGCCGACATTCCCATTGACAGGGCTGCAGCCATCCAGTAGCATGACTTGGACGTGCCGTCCCGTCGGCACGGAGCATCCGGGCCGAGGCGGCCCGCTCACGAAGACGAAACGCATGAACGGCTCCGATCCCCTGATCATCCCCCGCGCGCAGCATCCGATTTCCCGAAGGAATATCAGTTCGAACGTGCTCAAGGTGCTGGCGCACCTGCGCCGTAACGGCCACACGGCCTACATCGTGGGCGGCGGGGTCCGCGATCTGTTGCTGGGGCGCCGGCCCAAGGACATGGACGTGGTCACCGACGCCACGCCAGCCCGGATCAAGAAGATCTTCCGCAACTGCCGCCTGGTGGGCCGCCGCTTCCGGCTGGCCCACGTCCACTTCCGCGATGAGATCGTGGAGGTGGCCACGTTCCGCTCGCCCGTCGAGGACACCGATGACGCGCCGGCTGAGGCGCACGCCGGACCGGAGGAGCTGCCGCCGCGGCTGGCCGGCATCGTCAAGAGCGAGGACGGCCAGATCCTGCGCGACAACGTGTTCGGCACGCCGGAGCAGGACGCCCGGCGGCGCGACTTCACCCTCAACGCCCTCTTCTACAACATCGATGATTTCGCCATCATCGACTATGTCGGCGGCTACCAGGACATCCAGGACCGCCGCATTCGCTCCATCGGCGACCCGAACCAGCGCTTCATCGAGGACCCCGTCCGGATGATCCGGGCGGTGCGCTTCGCCGCCGCGCTGGGCTTCACCCTCGACGCCGAGACGCACGCCGCGCTGCTGGCCCACCGCGGCCTCATCGTCAAGGCGTCGTCGGAACGGATGTTCGAGGAGGTCCGCAAGCTGCTGCTGCTCGGCTCGGCCCGCCCCATCTTCGAGCTGCTCCACGCGACGGGACTGTTCACCCTTGTCTTCCCGGTGGCGCAGGCTGCCCTACCCGAGGGGGAGGGGGGGTGGTATTACGAGCACCTGCGCCGCGTGCTGGACTGGGTGGACGCCCGCGTGGCCGCCGGCGAGGCGGTGGACCTGGCCCTGCTGTTCGCCCTCATGTTCGGCCCGCTCATCGAACGGCGGGCCGGCGATCTCCAGGGCGACGAGCCCATGAGCGCCGTGACGGCCTACAAGCAGACCGTCGGCGAGTTCGTGGCCGAGATGGCCCCCAGCGTCCGGATCCCCAACATCGTCGGGCTGGGGATCCGGGACATCCTGAGCAACCAGTGGCGCTTCCACCGGAACCAGGGCCGCCGGGCTGCCCGGCTGCTGCGGATGCCGGTGTTCGCCGACGCCTGGACCTACTTCCGGCTCATCCACGGGAGCACGGGCCGCGGCCCGGAGCTGTGCGCATGGTGGGAGTCGTTCCTGCAGGGCCAGGCGGTGCCGGAGAGCGCCGCCGCGGCCGCCGGGTTCGCCCCGCCGGCCAAACGCCGCCGGCGGCGCCGCCGGAGAGGCCGCCGCGGGCCGGGCGAGGGGCCGGCCGCGCCGCCGAACGGGGAGCCCGCCGAAGGCTGGACGGGATCGGGCCTGAGTTTTTAGTCCATCACGGGGAGTGCCGAGCATGAGGACGATCATCAACGCGCACCAGTTCCTGAGCCTGTCCGCGTCGATCAACTACCAGCTGTCGGCCTCGCCCATCAACTGGCGGGCCGTTCTGGCCCTGGTGGTGGGCAACCGCCTCGACGAGGCGGACAACGAGATCATCCTGGAGGCACTCCACTACCTGGGCGAGGCGTACGGGCAGACGAAGCGCCGCCTGGGGCCGTACGCCATCATCCACCCCATCCGCGCCATGGCCCTGCTCAGCCGCGCGGTGGAGAAGTTCACCCTCCTCGACCTGCTCACCATCCTCTTCCACGACAAGCAGGAGGACATCACGGCGGACCGCTACCCGGCGGACGCCTGGCGGTCGCTGGAGGTGCATTACGCCGCCCTCATCCGCCGGCTCAAGCCCGAGGATGAGTGGTTCCTCAACGAGCGGCTGGAGATCCTGGCGATCCAGCCCGGCGAGAAATACTACAACTACCTGGGCCGGATGCTGGAGCGCGCCCACCAGACGCCGGAGCTGGTCCGCATCAAGCTGGCCGACCGGTTGGACAACACGCTGGACCTGCGCATGGACCTGTACAGCGACAAGGCCGACATCGAGTGCTACGAAATGATCTTCGCGCTGCTGTTCACCGAGACGCGCGCCCGCTTCTGCGTGCGACCACCCCACCCGGTGCCGGGGAAGATCAACGGCGCCCGCCGGCTGTACCAGATGTTCAAGAACGCGGTGTTTCTCTCGCTGCTCCGCGACGCCGGACTGGACCGCATCGACACGGCCTGCGAGCGCCTGTTCGCCACCATCGCCCGGACCAGCCTGTCGGAGGCGCAGCGCATCCTGCAGCACATCTTCATGTACCACCTGCAGGAGATGCAGGACCAGCGGGCGATCCTGATGGACGTGATGACGTACTGCCAGCAGGGCGCCGTCACGCGGGTCACGCCCACGAGCGCCACTCACCGGCTGGACGGCCTGTTCAAGTACCGCTTCGATCACGAGGACAAGGAGACCCGCAACCGCAGCCTGGACGAGCTCTACAAGGACAAGCCCCTGATGGCCGAATCGGCGCTGGCTTTTATGGCGGTGTTTTCCAGCTTTCTGATGGATCCCGACTTCAAGATCCGGGGCATCGACGCAGCAGGCATCCATCCGGATTCGGCCGGGCCTGAGGCCTGATCGTCGCTGTTCACTCAAAGTTGAGGGTTCGTGCTCGTAATCGTAATTCGTAATCGTAATTCATAATCGTTATCGAACCGTTTGAATGTTTGAATGTTTGAACGTTCACAGGTTCTCAACAGTTGATAGTTGATGGTTGATCGTTGAGCGTCCGGCACGCGCCCGGCACTTTCGGGCCGGGATCGTGGCGCAATGGCTGATTGATCCGACCTCGCCACCGTCGATGACGCGCCGATCACGATTTCATTATGAGCACGATTAAGAGCACGAACCCTCATAATTCTTTGTGTCCTTCGTGCCTTCGTGGTGAACGATTCGGACTTCGGAAATCGGACATCGGATTTCGTGCTCGTAATTCGTAATCGTACTCGTAATCGTGATCGTAATCGGACCTGGGATCTGGGTTCTGGGCCCTAAGGTCCGAATTCCAGTTCCCAGCACCCAGGTCCCAGGTCCCGGATCCCATCTTCCATCAACCGCACGAATGGACTCGTATCTAGACAGCCAATAAAATTTAAGCAATAACCAATAATCCGAAATGACCAATGACCATTCTTCAATGAAAAATGATCAATGAATCCCTGTTCCCATTCACCTATTCACCTATTCACCTATTCACCTATTCACCTATTCACCTATTCACCATCCTCCTATCCCTGGCCATGCCTCTCACTTGGGCATACAATAGATCAGTTACTTCATCGCCGGAGCGAGGCCGTGAACCGCAGCGAACGGTGCGTGCTCTTCGACTGGGGGGACACCTTGATGGTGGATTTCCCCGGTTGCCGTGGGCCGATGATCGGCTGGCCGAAGCTGGCGGCGCTGCCGGGGGCGGCCGAGACGCTGGCCGCCCTGCACCCCGCGTGGACGCTGGCGCTGGCCACCAATGCCGCCGATTCGGACGAGGCGCAGATCCGAGCCGCCCTGCGCCGGGTGGATCTGGATCGATGGCTCGACCGCGTCTACTGCTACCGGCGGATCGGCCACCCCAAGCCGAGCGCGGCGTTTTTCGAATCCGTCCTGCGCGATCTCGGCCTGGTGGCGCCGCGCGTCGTCATGGTGGGCGACGATTACGACAAGGACGTGCAAGGGGCGCGGCAGGCGGGCCTGCGCGCCGTGTGGCTCAACCGGCGCACCGGCGACCGGCCGGAGGGAGAAGGTCTCCGAACCATCCTGGATCTGGGGGAATTGCCGGGCGTTCTGGAGAATTGGGAAAGGTGAATCGGTGAAACGGTATCCGTGCTCGTAATTCGTAATCGTGCTCGCAATTCGTAATCGGATCTGGGACCTGGGTTCTGGGTCCTGGGTCCTAGGGTTCGAATTCCAGGTCCCAGCACCCAGGACCCGGTTCCCAAGTTCACAGGTTCGCGGATAGTTGATCGTTGATGGTTGATCGTTGAGCGTTCGGCACGCACCCGGCCCTGGCGGGCCGGGATCGTGGCGCGATGGCTGATTGATCCGATCCCGTCACCGTCGATGACGCGCCGATCACGATTTCAATTACGATCACGATTACGAATTACGATTACGAGCACGAACCTTCAACTTTCAACCATCAACTATCAACTATCCACCATCATCGATCAACTCTGCAGATTGAATGCGACCTCGATGAGCACGATTTCCGGGCGGTTGCCCACGCGGACGGGCGGGCCCCATGTGCCGAAGCCGCACGACACGTAAATCTGCGTGCCGCCAATCCGCCCGTACCCGTAGCTGATGGGATAGATCGAACGGGTGATCAGGCTGAGCGGCCAGAGCTGGCCGTGGTGGGTGTGCCCCGACACCTGCAAGTCCACGCCGTGCCGCGTCGCGTCGTCCAGCCGGAACGGCTGGTGGTCCATGAGGATCACGGGCCGGGCGCGGTCGGCGGCGCGGAGCACCTCGGCCAGCGGCCTGCGCTCGGCGCCGGTGAAGCGGCCCTTCATGCGGTCCTCGCGGCCGGCCAGCCAGATCCCGCCCGGCAGCGCCACCGCCTCGTCGCGCAGCACCCGGATGCCGTGCGCCTCCAGGTACCGCACCGCCGGCTCGGCGCCGCCGATGTACTCGTGGTTGCCGGTGCACGCCCAGACGCCCAGCGGCGCGCGCAGCTGAAGCAGCTGCCGGCCCAGGTCCTGGCGGATGACGGGCTCCAGGTCCTCATCCACGATGTCGCCGGGCAGGAGGATGAGATCGGGTCTCAGTCCGGCCACCGCGGTCACCAGGTCGCCCACGAGTGAGTTACCCACGAGGGTGCCCAGGTGGATGTCCGACGCCATGGCGATCCGCAGACTCGTCCGGCCCTCGACCACCTTGGGGATCGTCACGGCCAGGCGGCGCACCTGCGGACTGCGCGCATTCCAGAAGCCGAAGCCCACGGTGAGGGCGGCGGCCGCCAACACCGCGGCGAAGGCAACCAGGCGGGCGCAGGGCAGATGGTCCGTCACCGCCGCCGGCAAGATGTGGAACCAGCGGTGCAGCAAGCGCAACAGGTCCACCAGCACCGCGCCGAGGATGAGATACAGCATCAGCGCCAGCCAGAAGGAGCCCACCCAGACC contains the following coding sequences:
- the pcnB gene encoding polynucleotide adenylyltransferase PcnB, producing the protein MNGSDPLIIPRAQHPISRRNISSNVLKVLAHLRRNGHTAYIVGGGVRDLLLGRRPKDMDVVTDATPARIKKIFRNCRLVGRRFRLAHVHFRDEIVEVATFRSPVEDTDDAPAEAHAGPEELPPRLAGIVKSEDGQILRDNVFGTPEQDARRRDFTLNALFYNIDDFAIIDYVGGYQDIQDRRIRSIGDPNQRFIEDPVRMIRAVRFAAALGFTLDAETHAALLAHRGLIVKASSERMFEEVRKLLLLGSARPIFELLHATGLFTLVFPVAQAALPEGEGGWYYEHLRRVLDWVDARVAAGEAVDLALLFALMFGPLIERRAGDLQGDEPMSAVTAYKQTVGEFVAEMAPSVRIPNIVGLGIRDILSNQWRFHRNQGRRAARLLRMPVFADAWTYFRLIHGSTGRGPELCAWWESFLQGQAVPESAAAAAGFAPPAKRRRRRRRRGRRGPGEGPAAPPNGEPAEGWTGSGLSF
- a CDS encoding metallophosphoesterase, whose translation is MKASFIIFFSVFFILYFLLNAYIFRRGWQALPAGSPWRIVVTVVFGLGAAAFIAGRLLERTDWIGPATVLVWVGSFWLALMLYLILGAVLVDLLRLLHRWFHILPAAVTDHLPCARLVAFAAVLAAAALTVGFGFWNARSPQVRRLAVTIPKVVEGRTSLRIAMASDIHLGTLVGNSLVGDLVTAVAGLRPDLILLPGDIVDEDLEPVIRQDLGRQLLQLRAPLGVWACTGNHEYIGGAEPAVRYLEAHGIRVLRDEAVALPGGIWLAGREDRMKGRFTGAERRPLAEVLRAADRARPVILMDHQPFRLDDATRHGVDLQVSGHTHHGQLWPLSLITRSIYPISYGYGRIGGTQIYVSCGFGTWGPPVRVGNRPEIVLIEVAFNLQS
- a CDS encoding HAD family hydrolase, producing MVDFPGCRGPMIGWPKLAALPGAAETLAALHPAWTLALATNAADSDEAQIRAALRRVDLDRWLDRVYCYRRIGHPKPSAAFFESVLRDLGLVAPRVVMVGDDYDKDVQGARQAGLRAVWLNRRTGDRPEGEGLRTILDLGELPGVLENWER